Proteins from one Bacteroides zhangwenhongii genomic window:
- a CDS encoding ABC transporter permease, translating into MGTIDISYYNLLVGLLLLAIPFFYLWKFKTGLLKPAVIGTLRMIIQLFLIGMYLKYLFLWNNPFINFLWVVVMIFVAGQTALVRTQLKRSILLIPITVGFFCSVVLIGLYFIGVVLQLDNIFSAQYFIPIFGILMGNMLSSNVIALNTYYSGLKREQQLYRYLLGNGATRQEAQAPFIRQAIIKSFSPLIANIAVMGLVAFPGTMIGQILGGSSPNVAIKYQMMIMVITFAASMLSLMITISLASRRSFDAYGKLLEVTKESKK; encoded by the coding sequence GTGGGAACGATTGACATATCATATTATAATCTTCTTGTAGGTTTGCTTCTGCTTGCCATTCCATTCTTTTATCTGTGGAAATTCAAGACAGGACTGCTAAAACCTGCTGTGATTGGCACATTACGGATGATTATCCAACTGTTTCTTATCGGTATGTATCTGAAATACCTCTTTTTATGGAATAATCCTTTTATTAATTTCCTTTGGGTGGTCGTTATGATATTTGTAGCCGGACAAACCGCATTGGTACGTACCCAGTTGAAACGAAGTATTCTGTTAATCCCCATTACGGTCGGCTTTTTCTGTAGTGTTGTGTTAATAGGGCTTTACTTTATCGGGGTTGTCCTTCAATTGGATAATATTTTCAGTGCCCAATATTTTATTCCGATATTCGGTATTCTGATGGGGAATATGTTGTCGAGCAATGTTATCGCTTTGAATACCTATTATAGCGGGCTGAAACGTGAACAACAATTGTATCGGTATTTATTGGGGAATGGGGCTACAAGGCAGGAAGCCCAAGCTCCATTTATCCGGCAGGCCATTATTAAATCTTTCAGTCCTTTGATTGCGAATATCGCGGTCATGGGGCTGGTTGCTTTTCCCGGTACGATGATCGGGCAGATTCTGGGGGGAAGCAGCCCGAATGTCGCTATCAAATATCAAATGATGATTATGGTGATTACTTTCGCCGCATCCATGTTGTCGTTGATGATTACTATCTCATTGGCTTCACGACGTTCGTTCGATGCATACGGAAAACTGTTGGAAGTGACTAAAGAATCCAAGAAATGA
- a CDS encoding ABC transporter ATP-binding protein — MLHINNACIAFGTEVLFSGFNLNLEQGETACIVGQSGCGKTSLLNAVMGFVPLREGTIQVGGTLLDISTIDVVRRQIAWIPQELALPFEWVKDMVTLPFELKVNRSVPFSEERLYACFDELGLEHELYAKRVNEVSGGQRQRITLAVAAMLDKPLIIIDEPTSTLDAGATDKVLSFFRRQAERGAAVLAVSHDKDFAAGCHYVIEL, encoded by the coding sequence ATGTTGCATATCAATAATGCCTGTATTGCTTTTGGGACAGAAGTGCTTTTCTCCGGTTTTAATCTGAATCTGGAACAGGGAGAAACCGCTTGCATCGTGGGGCAGTCCGGTTGCGGAAAAACTTCATTGTTGAATGCGGTGATGGGATTTGTGCCGTTAAGAGAAGGGACCATTCAAGTGGGAGGGACATTGCTGGATATATCGACCATAGATGTCGTCCGGCGACAGATTGCATGGATTCCCCAAGAATTGGCACTGCCGTTTGAGTGGGTGAAAGATATGGTTACCCTTCCGTTTGAGCTGAAAGTGAATCGTTCCGTACCCTTTTCGGAGGAGAGATTATACGCTTGTTTTGACGAATTGGGTTTGGAACACGAATTATATGCAAAGAGAGTGAATGAGGTATCCGGCGGACAGCGCCAGCGTATAACATTGGCTGTGGCTGCAATGCTTGATAAACCGTTGATTATCATTGACGAACCGACGTCTACATTGGATGCGGGGGCGACTGATAAAGTATTGTCTTTTTTTCGGCGGCAGGCAGAAAGAGGGGCGGCAGTGTTGGCGGTATCTCACGACAAAGACTTTGCAGCGGGATGCCATTATGTAATAGAACTATAA